CCTCTTGCTATCCAGCGGGCGCATCTTGAAGCCCTGCAGGATGGTGTGTATCCGCTGACCCTTGAGAACCTTGCCCTGATCGGCGCGCAAAACCACCAGTTGACCCGTTTGGTGAACGATTTACGGACGCTGGCTTTGGTGGATGCCGGGGAACTTTCCCTGAACATGCGCAATGTGGACCTCAACGCGATGTGCAAGGACCTGGCAGCCCGGTTCCAGCCCCAGGCGGATGGTAAAAAGGTTGGGATTGAATCGGTCTGTCCATCCGGATTAATGATCGCTCTGGGTGATAGGGAGCGTTTGCAACAGATCCTTGATAACCTGATGCAGAATGCCATGCGGTATACTCCTGAGGGCGGCATGATTGAGATCAGCCTGCAACGTCAGGGCCATTCCGCGATCTTTGCGGTGCATAACAACGGACCAAGTATTCCCAATGATGTGCTGGAGCATCTCTTCGAGCGCTTCTATCGCGGCGATAAAGCCCGTGACCGGGCCAGCGGTGGGACTGGTTTGGGATTGGCCATTGCACGCAAACTGGCTGAGGCGCACGGCGGCTCTTTGATCGGTGAGAACCATCCGGCAGGTGGGGTGGTTTTCAAGCTTGTGCTGCCTTTGAATGAGTAGGGTGATTTTATTGAAATTTACAAGGATGGCGGTAAGCCGTCCGTTTTTATAAATAAAATGTAATATCGTAGGGGCGGGGCTATTTACCCGCTCTATTAAGTAGTTATTTTTTTTGAATTTTCCCCTCATCCGACGCTCTGCGTCACCTTCCCCCCAGGGGGAAGGCTTGTTCAGTTTTCGTAGGTCACGCTTCCAGCAGGACGAAAAAAGTCCCGCAGGTTCACCCTTGCGGCTTCACCATGCGTGACCAACGTTTAAAATTTATCATGTCACGTGCGCGGCTTTGCCGCGGCACATGACCTACAAGGGTTTCGAGTTGCTATAGGGGCGGGGACTGCCTGCCTCCCTTGGGAGCTGTATCCGCCCAGTAGAGGGTTTGATTAAACAAGGATATTTCCCTCATCCGACGCTCTGCATCACCTTCCCCCTCCCCAAAAAGGGGCTGCGTCGTTTTACTCCTTGGGGGGAAGGCTTAAGATGTTATTAGTAGGTCATGCTTCCAGCGTGACAAAATTAGTCGTGCAGGCTCAACCTTGCGGCTTCACCATGCGTGACCAACGTTCAAAATTTATCATGTCACGTGCGCGGCTTTGCCGCAGTACATGACCTACAAGGGTTTCGAGTTGCTATAGAGGCGGGGACTACCTGCCTCCCTTGGGAGCTGTGCCCGCCTTTTTATCAAGCTATTTCCGCAGTAACCGGTTCCGGTTTGAAGACCACCTGCAGCAGTGGCAGGATCAGCAGATTCAACCCCAGCAGCACCAGGAAGGTGACTCGGTAGCCGAATGCATCCGCCAGTGCACCGGAGAGGTACATGCCAATCCCCTGGCCGATATTGGTGAAGGCCATCAGGATGGCATACATGGAAGCTGCGATTCGGGGGTCCACCATACGCATCGCCACCGCAAAATATTCCGTCTGATATGCGCCATAGGTCACGCCGAAGAAGATCACCACCGTAATGGCCACGACAAGCCCAAATTCCGGCCCGATGAGGAAGGCAACACAAAGGATCGACAAGCTCAGCAGGATCACAGCCACCCATAAGCCAGGTTTGGGCTGGAATTTGCGCAATAACCAGCCGCCCAGCACACTCCCGCCAACAATACCCACACCCCAGAGCGATGTGATGAAGCCAGCCGTGGTCAGGCTGATGCCCAGCTGCTCCTCCAGAAAGGGATTGATCAGCTGATTGACGCCCAGAATGATCACAAACATCAAAGTTCCCAAACCGGCGGCCAGGAAGGTCTTGCCATTAAAGGCTTTGAATGCTCGCCACTCAAACCGTTTTTCGACATCTCGATCCTCTTCACGGATGGCCAGGACTAGTGGGGTTGGCAAGAGCGTTAGGGCTGCCAGAGTCCAGAAGACCGCTTGCCAGGAGACGTTTTCCGCCAGGAAGCCCACCGCAGATGCGGCGATGATCACACCAATGGCCCGCCCACCGACCATAAAGCCTTGAATGGTGCTCTGTTCTTTCGGTGGGGTGGTATCCAATGCCAGACCGTCTGTACAGGTGTCATAGAGCGCCATGCCCATTTGCAGGGTGAAGGCGATTGCCACATATCCCCAGAAATGTTGGCCGGGGTCAATGAAAGGTGTGAATACCAGACAAAGTAATTGGACTATTAAGCCAATCACGATGTAGGGTTTACGATGTCCCATCCCAAAGAGGTTAACCCGGTCGGAGAGAATGCCCAGTCCAATCTTTAGCACGAAAGGCAGCAGGGCAATGAAACCAAAAACGCCCACTTCAGTCATGTTCAGTCCATGACTGAGCAGGTAAAGGGCGTTGAGTGCGGCGAAGAAACCTTGAATGGTTCCTTGGGTGAAATAGAGCGAGCCGAAGGTTAGATAGCGAAGTCCTTTGTTCCTGGGCATGATTCCTCCATATGTGACGAATAGATTGGATAGGTCCGGGATGAAAAAAATGATTTTTTGATTGAAAGAGGGCTAAATTGTGGATTGACTCATCAATAATAGCATGATTTTTGCTAAACGGAAAATTCTTCGATTTTTTACCCGTGTTATAAAAAAAAGAGACTCTGGCTACAGAGTCTCTCAATGAGCACGTGAAACTTGCTGTGGTTTAGCCTTTGAGCATTGAATCCAATTCACCCAGGTCCACTCGAGAGGTCAGGTCAATGCTGAGGGGTGTGGCGGAGACTTTTTTCTCGACCAGCAGGGCATAGAGGTCGCTGCCAGGTTCCAGCTGGGAGAAATCCGTCAGGATATCATAACCCAGTGGGCCGGGCTCCATCAAATTCGGCCGATCAACCGGTTTGGGGAGGTAATACCGCAGGCGTGACTGGCGCGTCCATTCGAAGGGGGTTTCGGGAGTGGCGCCATAAGGGACATCAATTTTGATGATATCCACATCTTTTGGCAGGGGGGTGTGGAGCATCCAGTTGGCGAAAAGGTGGGTGAAATGGCCGGCGGCGCTGAAGTCGATATCCTGGGAGAGTGAGAAGTGATGCTCTGTACCGGTCTGCATTGAGACGGCCAGGGCTGGGATATCGAGTGTGGCAGCTTCGATCGCCGCCCCGATTGTGCCGGATACGGTCACGCCTGAGCCGACATTCTCGCCGTAATTGATCCCGGAAACGACAATGTCCGGAGTGGCTTTGATGACATCATAAATACCGTGCAGCATGGATTGGCCAGGGGAGCCATCGACTGCGAAGACATCCCATTCCCGTCCGTTGACGGTGAGGGCCATACGCTCGATGATGCCGGAAGTGTGAATCGGCATGCTGCGGCCAGCGCCGGAATGTTGATCGCGGGGTGCAACCACATGAACGTAGCCCAGGGGGTCCAGTGCTTCGGCTGCCGCCCAGAGACCGGGAGAGTGGATGCTGTCGTCATTCGTTAATAAGATTTGTGTTGTTTTATTGTTCATATCACTCTAATTCTAACCGAGTGCGGGGTCAATAACAATCGGTCCGCAGTAAAGGTTGGGTTAAGTTTTGGTTTGATTCGCGAGAATCAGGGCTATTCTTACCCCATCCCCAGCCCTTCCCCTCTTGAGGGGAAGGGGGCCGAAGGCGGGAAGGGGTTTGTTGCGGCTTCTCCTATTTTGTGCTTCCACCTGGTATATAAAAAAGATCGCCCACAGAGAGCGATCTTACGGGTTGCATGATTTTTGGTGGGTTGGTAACCCACCCTACAGTTGTAGGTCATGTGCCGCGCAGCGCACGTGACAAAATGGAAATTTCATATTTCACCAGCCGCGCACTTCACGCAGTAGGCTTTGATCTCATCGATCATCGCCATCAGACCGTTGGCGCGCTGGGAGGAGAGGTGTTTGCTTAGGCCGGTGCCCTCAAGGAAGCTCAAGTCCGCCTTGAGGATATCCTCGGCGGGCTGCCCTGAGTAGATCTGCATCAGCAGGGCGGCCAGGCCTTTGACGATCAGTGAGTCACTGTCAGCCTGCAGCAGGACTTTACCGTCCTGGCATTCGCGGTGCAGCCAGACGGTGGACTGGCAGCCGCGGACGATGTTGTCTTCCGTGCGGTATTCTTCCGGCAGAGGCGGCATCTTCTGCCCGAGTTCGATCAGATAGGCATAGCGTTCATCCCATTCCGGCAGGAAGGAGAAATCTTCAACAATTTCGGCCTGAATCTCGTCAATGGTTGCCATCATTACCGTCCTAACATTTTACGAACTTTGTAGATTCCCTCAATCAGGGCGTCGATCTCTGCTTTGGTGTTATAGATTCCCAGGGAGGCTCGTACTGTGCCATCAATGTTCAACAAAGTCATGATCGGTTGGGTGCAGTGGTGACCAGTGCGCACGGCGATGCCCTTTGTATCGAGTAGGGTGCCCAGGTCATAGTGATGGATGCCGCTGACGTTGAAGGCCAGAATGCTGGCCCGGTGTTGGCAGTTGCCATAGATCGTTAGGCTGGGCACTTCGCTCAGCCGCTCGTGACCATATTCCAGCACGTCTTCTTCGTAGGCCCGAATCTCGTTGAAGTCAAATTGGTTGATGTAATCAATTGCTGCTGCCAGCC
This Chloroflexota bacterium DNA region includes the following protein-coding sequences:
- a CDS encoding MFS transporter, which translates into the protein MPRNKGLRYLTFGSLYFTQGTIQGFFAALNALYLLSHGLNMTEVGVFGFIALLPFVLKIGLGILSDRVNLFGMGHRKPYIVIGLIVQLLCLVFTPFIDPGQHFWGYVAIAFTLQMGMALYDTCTDGLALDTTPPKEQSTIQGFMVGGRAIGVIIAASAVGFLAENVSWQAVFWTLAALTLLPTPLVLAIREEDRDVEKRFEWRAFKAFNGKTFLAAGLGTLMFVIILGVNQLINPFLEEQLGISLTTAGFITSLWGVGIVGGSVLGGWLLRKFQPKPGLWVAVILLSLSILCVAFLIGPEFGLVVAITVVIFFGVTYGAYQTEYFAVAMRMVDPRIAASMYAILMAFTNIGQGIGMYLSGALADAFGYRVTFLVLLGLNLLILPLLQVVFKPEPVTAEIA
- the surE gene encoding 5'/3'-nucleotidase SurE; its protein translation is MNNKTTQILLTNDDSIHSPGLWAAAEALDPLGYVHVVAPRDQHSGAGRSMPIHTSGIIERMALTVNGREWDVFAVDGSPGQSMLHGIYDVIKATPDIVVSGINYGENVGSGVTVSGTIGAAIEAATLDIPALAVSMQTGTEHHFSLSQDIDFSAAGHFTHLFANWMLHTPLPKDVDIIKIDVPYGATPETPFEWTRQSRLRYYLPKPVDRPNLMEPGPLGYDILTDFSQLEPGSDLYALLVEKKVSATPLSIDLTSRVDLGELDSMLKG
- a CDS encoding SufE family protein is translated as MATIDEIQAEIVEDFSFLPEWDERYAYLIELGQKMPPLPEEYRTEDNIVRGCQSTVWLHRECQDGKVLLQADSDSLIVKGLAALLMQIYSGQPAEDILKADLSFLEGTGLSKHLSSQRANGLMAMIDEIKAYCVKCAAGEI